The Pirellulales bacterium genome includes the window TGGAGTCCATCGGCGATCGGCATCTTTATCTGGAATCAAAACCGTCACGAACGCGATTGGGAATCCCGTAAATGGCGTTTGATACCGAACCCGCGCTCCGAATGGGAGATCCACTTCGATCGAGATTTGGCCATCGTGCCGTTAGCTCTGTGGCGCGCTGCCAGACGGAAGCTCGCGACAGCCCGGCGTGCCAATCCACAGACGGGACGCAAACCCAGTCGCAACGAAAACTCCGCGACTACACTGTTCAGTGGCACTCTTGTCTGCGAGTACTGCAATAATGAGTTGAACCTCGGCCGGTCCGCGGGACAGCACAAACAACTATGCTGCGAGAATGGGCAGAAAGGTGCACATGGTTGCGGGCTCACCAGCTCGAAAAGCACCAAGATCATCGAGAATTGCCTGCTTAGCCACATCACTGATGCGATCTTGACCGATGCGAGCATTGACGACCTTATCGCTAAGGCCAATGTATTCGTCGAGCAAATTGCGAGCGCACCGCAAGTTGATATTGCGCCCTTGCGAGCGAATGGAAAGGTATTGGAATCGAAGATCGAAGGCCTTTTCCAGTGTGTGGAAGCCGAGCGTGGCAAGGATTCACCCGACCTTAAGTTATGTACTGCATACGACAAGCGCATCAGCGATCTGCAGGGGGAACTGGAAGTCCAGCAGGCTGCGCTCCAAACCGCGCAACGCAATAACCGCGTCGAAGTCAGGCCCTTGGATGTAAAATGGGCGCGGACGGCATTGGCAGATCTGACCAAACTGCTTCGGCTTGGAGTTCCCATGGCTGCGGAGGCGATCCGCACGCTTACCGGACCGATCAAGATTCGGCAGGAGAAATATGAACGGAAACGCGGCGCTCGTTGGGTCGCCACGTTTACACCAGACCTCGTTGCCGTATTACGGCAATTGGCCATCGAGAATGGAACGCCCGATCGCGCTGCATTAGCAACCATTCGTAATACCGCCGATCTCGCGGAGGTGGTGATCGATACGATACCCACTTACGTGAAACTCGCTCCACAATTCAAAGCGTTATACGAGCAGGGTAAGAGCGTCGACGAAATTGCGGCTGTTCACGGATTCACGAAAAAATACGTACGCACAATCTTGGATTTTGGTTTAGCTGGGAAGCTACCCAGATGGGTCGCTTCGAATGCCAAACGAAAAACCAGGAGCGAAACAAAATAACAGCTGCAATGGCTCATCCGGCCCTACAAGCTTCAGCGAGCTTCTGCGCTTAGGCACGGATCATGATCCTAGGCGGCGATCGCTTTTAGAGCGGGGCCGCCTTTACTATTGATCCATGACCGCTCCCGCGAAGGTTTTAAAAATGTCGACATCGACAGTCCGCAGGACCTGAGACGGCGTTAGCTCTTTTTGTTCCGCCATCGCGGGCGAAAAGGTAACGCATCAACTCACACTGAGTTACGCATTCGCTCACAAGGCGGCCGAGCCTTGTGCGTATTTGTTCGTCCGCGCGCATCTTCGTGCACTTCAAATGTGCAACGGCGTCTTCTCTCTCGACGAACCTGTTCTTCATTTAGAATAAAAAATTCCTTTTCTGGAAGTTCGAGCCATGCGCATGAATCCTGATGACAATCTTTCGACCGCCAGTCGCGATCGGCTTCGGCCACTCCTGGACTGCATTGCCTATTTGCTGGCAAAACAGTGGCTACGGGAGCAGACTTCTGGCGCTGAAAGCTTGATACAGACTACGAAGAATCGTGGCGAGACTGTAGAAACTGGAATAGGTGACGACATTAATCAAAGCAGAATACGGTAGACCTTGTCATGCCCCGTCGTGGGCCGGGCCGCGAGACGCGGCTCGGCCCTTGCCTTCTTTTTAGCCGTCACGGAATGGCTATGGTTCCATAGAGGCTTGCGGTTTCACCGCGCCACTCATGAGAGCTGGAGGCATCTCTCGTTCAACGGCAGGCATGTCGGCAAATCAGCTCTTGCCGTCCACTTGGCGGCCTGGCTCCACGAGCAGGGATGCCGTGTCACGCTAGCCGACTGCGACACGCAACAGTCGTCCTCAGAATGGATTCGCGAGGCACAGCCAGGCGTCAAGGCTGTACGCCTCGATAACCCGGATGTGGTTCTGAATGAATTGCCGAATTTGAACCAGGACGCGGACTTCATTGTCGGCGAGGGCCCCGGGAGCCATACGGAGACCAGTCGCGCATTATTGTTGCGTGCCGACCTTGCGATCATACCTCGCAAAGCGAGCATGCTAGAGGTGAGCGCCCTAGCCAAAGCCACCGAATATCCATGACGTCCGAGCCACAGCAGATCCCGCCCAGCCGACGACTATGGCTCCGCTTCTCGCTCTTGGGGATGCTGCTGATGACTTCCCTGATCGCCGTCGCCATCTGGGCCGTGCGAGAGCATCGCGAACGAATCAGGCTTGAAGAAGTAGTCCGAACACGAGGGCAGCAGAGCACCGCCGTCGGCTTTTGCAATATATTCCGCAGCAGTTGGATCACTTCCATGCCGAGTAGGCGATCTGTCCATCCCGAAGTACCAGAAGTTCGCCAGTTGGGGAAGTCTCCGTGGTGCCAATTGGCGACAGGTTGCTTCAATGCAACCAACCCTAGGTCGCCACTGCTCGCATCCACACGAAACCCTTTCGGCGATATGATTGTTTTACTTTCGGGGCGATCGAAGCTTTTGACGACATCCACGTCCGCGGGAGGGAGCCTTGGAAGGGACCGTATTATTGAAGCGCGCCTGTGGGCATAGCAGTCCGTTCACGTACAAGAAGAACGAGCGATTTGGGAAGCAGCGCCTTGAAAAGTTCCTGGCAAAGAAGTGCCCGGAATGCACGATCGCTGCGATTGCAGCTTTAGAGGCGAAACAGAAGCTCGAAGCAGCGATCAAAAAGCGCGCGGCACGTCAGCCCGGGCCGGAATAGGAAAGCTCCTAAGCGATCGCCGACGACTTTACGAGCGTGACGAACGGTTGTCGCCTGGCTAGCGTCCCCGATCCCTCCACTGCCATCCTCGCCGCGCTAGGCGGCTTAGCGTTGCTGGCGATTCGCCGGTCTTTCGCTCGGTGCAGATGCTGAGTTCGGGTTTCTATGCAAGTCCCGCGAGATTAGACTTCGCGCATAGAGTCGGGGAGTTCCCGGCAACTTCACTGGCCTGCCGCCAGCAGCCTTATTCCACCCACCTCGAATGGCCAGTGATGATCCTGCGTCTGACGAGTCCCCGGAGTCCATCGAGACCAATCGGGACGTCGACGTGTTTCTGCACCGCATCCGGTCCGGCCCTTGCGCTTCGGGCTCCCGCCGAACGAAGCCCTTGCCGAGCCAGCAGCGTAAGCGCCGGGCGCCAAGAATGCGCGAAACGCCGACTTGTTTTGCCGCGGATATCGCATAAACCGCGGCGCCCGCTTGAATGGCATGCATCAATAGCG containing:
- a CDS encoding ParA family protein, whose product is MGRAARRGSALAFFLAVTEWLWFHRGLRFHRATHESWRHLSFNGRHVGKSALAVHLAAWLHEQGCRVTLADCDTQQSSSEWIREAQPGVKAVRLDNPDVVLNELPNLNQDADFIVGEGPGSHTETSRALLLRADLAIIPRKASMLEVSALAKATEYP